The window TTGCAACAGGAAACAGAGAGttcgcaagcccatctcggtgagaccgggatcccatcggtgagaccgaattgattagggtttctagcagtggctatgtcaagtgaactcggtggcgccggatagaacatgtcggtggggccgagtttaacttttggtttgggacatatgtggatatgagaaagtggttgagggctttggagcataccctaagcactttgagcaagcaagccattaagcaacacctcatccccttttaatagtattggctttcctatggactcaatgtgatattggatcactaaaatgagaatgtagagtcttgagcttttgagcttgagccaatcctctgTTCTTAGCATCTTGCAGGGGTTCCAtatcctcttgtccacgccactccatttgtttaacttgtctaaaatatactagataaaaatattagtccaacaagagatatgttgacattaattaccaaaaccacccagggagcacttgtgctttcaagagtgtgtccacgtaccctcgtagaccgaaagcataagtgtttgacaacgcggttgatgtggtcgaacttcttctagctccgcccgatcaagcaccgaacgtgcggcacctccgagttctgcacacgttcagcgcgatgatgCCCCTCgcgttcttgatctagcaaggtgtcgaggaagtatatgagttccgtcagcacgacggcgtggcgacggtgatggtgaagtgattcttgcagggctttgcctaagcactgcaaaACTATGAccaggtgtaaactgtggaggggggcgtcgcacacggctaacgattgttgttgtgtgttctaggcgccccatccccatgtatatataggtgggagggtgtGGAGAGcagccatggggcgccccaagtaggaggaatcctacttggggtcctcgctCAATTGGGCCAGCCCCCTTCCTTATTTCCGGAGAgaaagaggaaaggaggaagggagaaaggaaagggggaggctgAACCCCCTTgctccttctccaatttggccacaTGCCTAAGGGGGgcgtgccaccccttgtgggctggtgtgctcccctcttattgcccatatggtccatatcatcccccccccgggggggggggagggtccggcaaccccccgatactccgataaatacctgatactatttggaacactttcggtgtccgaatactatcatcctatatatcaatctttacctctagaccatttcgagactccttgtcatgtccgtgatctcattcgggacaccgaacaacattcgatcaccaaatcacataactcatataatactaaatcgtcatcgaacgttaagcatgtggaccctacgggttcgagaactatgtagtcatgaccgagacacctctccggtcaataaccaatagcggaacctggatgctcatattggctcctacatgttctacaaagatctttatcggtcgaaccgtaatggCAACATACGTTATTCCATTTGTCATTGGTATttttcttgcccgagattcgatcgtcggtatcttcatacctagttcaatctcgttactggcaagtctctttactcgttctgtaatacatcatcccgcaactaactcattggtcactttgcttgcaaggcttcttatgatgcgcattaccgagagggcccaaagatacctctccgatacttggagtgacaaatcctattctcgatctatgccaacccaacaaacaccttcggagatacctatagagcatctttataatcacccggttatgttgtgaagtttgatagcacacaaggcattcctccggtattcgggagttgcataatctcatagtcgaaggaatatgtatttgacatgaagaaagcaatagcaataaaactgaacgatcaatatgctaagctaacggatgggtcatgtccatcacattattctcctaatgatgtgatcctgttatcaaacgacaactaatgtctatggttaggaaaccttagccatctttgatcaacgagctagtcatgtagaggctcactagggactcaatgtttgtctatgtattcacacatgtattaaggtttctggtcaatacaattttagcatgaacaataaaaatttatcatgaataaggaaatataaaataacaactttattattgcctctagggcatatttccttcaggaaatacttaccgttgctgtgttgtatcatcctctcctcttcggggaaataccaacacagatacaagcaatcaatgtcaaagaTTAAATCTTTGACCTGATAGTTGTTGGGCATTCCAAAGATCACGTCAAGCGTGACCTTGTTGATTCAACATGCTTCTTTTCCTAGGACCATTCCTTTAAAGGTTGTTCGGCTCGGTACGATGCCTGATCTGTCGAATTGTATCTTTTGCAAAgcatcctcatagatgaggtttaggctACTACCGCTGTCCATCAAGACGTTGGTCAACCGATAGCCATCAATAATGGGGTCGAGGACAAGGGCCGAAACTCCTCGGCCTTGAGTTCCCATTGGTTGGTCttctcgatcgaaagtgatcggagtgTCTGACCATCTATTATCCGAGCTCCAAGCCTAGCCTGGTGAATCATAGTCTTCACTTTGCAGGTGGTACGAAACCGATGCTTGGGTGATGATCTTTTGTGTATCCTCGCCCAGATCTAGCGTCATGGCAGAGGAAGCGTCAGCAGTTTTTGGGTTGTCGAAATCGATGTCCTGACAAGGGTTTGGAGTTTTAATCTTCTTTCATGCTTCGGTTGAGCCAAAGTTTAAACGCTCCAGTGCAGGAACTATGTTGGAACAGATCTGATCATCAAGCATGATGCCATTAAACTGTTTTGATCACATAGTGGGATTTGCATGGGCCACCAATGTCGGGGGTTaaatccggcggatctcgggtagggtgtcccgagctGGTGATCTCGGTCGAATGGCAACAGGACGAACAAAAGACACAATGTttaccagattcgggccctctcgaagaggtaaaaccctacgtcatgcttctgTTGTATTGATCGTGATGGAGTACAAAGTATaggatgatctacctcgagatcgtatgaatGAATCTAACTTAGCTTAACTTTaggctacagactaaaacccttcagctCATATAGGTACAGGGGGTGCCTAGGGTTACATGTAGGGTGGTTACATCCAGGAATAAAGCGTGCCAATGATTTGAACATGTCTTGAAGTGTGTGCCAAGTTTTTGGAGGATTTCATCTTGAGTACGCCGGGTGTCATGGTGAATATGGCTCATTCTTCGGTTGTCTGGGGGCCCTTGACCCGGCCCATGATCGGCAGGCCGACATGTCTAGCACCCCATAGTCTAGGACATCATCATCATGTGGAGGAATTTTTTTGTCGCCGCGACATCACGGGAGGCCCTCGCCTTCTCCCACTTGTTTCCCATCACTCGCCGGTTATTCTTTGGCATGTTGGCTCTTCCATTCTCCcctacatcatcttcttcttcattcgTCCAACCCAATTGATTAGTGGGAGCTTGACCCATCAGTCTTCCCCTTGCTGACCTTGTGATATTCCACAAGTTGTGTCCACTTTGGTTTTCCATTCAATAGCACCCAACAATGGCTAAAAccaaatggcttcttctctgtttcTTGATACATAATGGTCGCCACCACCGTCTAGCAAACAATTTATGTATAACAATGAGATAATGCGACAAAAAATAAGCAATTGAAATGACGACAAATATACAAGCAATTGACATGATGACAAAAAACTTATATGCGGTGCTACTGTCATCCCACTTTGAGGGGACCAAGCACTTGTGCATAGTAGCCGGCGTACTTGTTAACTTCCCTTTGAATGATTCCCCATCGATGTCGAAGGGACCACATTGCGGGTGGTCACGATAGTATGTGACTCCATATAGTGTTTGTGTTCATGTTAGTGCTTGTGGATCTTCTCCCAATACATATTGCCATTTTGTTCCATGCCACATATGGGGTTCAAGGTTGTGGCCAACCAAGTTTTAACCAATAAAATATCCTCAATAATTGTGAATGTGAGACCTCTTGCCTTGGGCACCTTTGCCTTCCTTTTCTTATTGGGGTTGGGTTTTGATGTTATGCCAACTTCAAACGTTGTGAATGTTAGAAAATTTGGATCCACCAACTCATAGTCCATTTGGATCGGATCTTGATTTCATTGTCATGTCCGACAATATATTCCCCTAAAATTGTTAGGATTTGAAATAAGCTAAGGTATACGCAACTAATTGCAATGATATATGCAAAGCAAAGCTCGGGATTGAGCAAAAAAGGTACCGAGTCATGCTATGTCATTCCGTCGAACATGACGTGTGCAGATTGGGCGTCGCCGCTGTCCGTGCTTGTCTGCGCCCGTTGGAGCTGTTGTGAGTGAAAGACATTATTCGCAGTCCTCTGCATCGCCCACTTCGGAATGCCCTCCCAACCGGCTGTCGGATCGTCCTCTAACCCGACCGGGTCGGATGACGCGATCCTTGTCGGCGGCTGGATGGACGAGGTTCGGGGGGCCGCGCGCGACAGGGGTGAACGTTGCTCCTCGAGGTTCACATCCGCTCCTTGCGACGCGCTTCCCTCTCCTGCTGCCTCCGTCACCGATTCCTTCGGGCGGCGTTCTCCGGCCTGCATGCCAGAGTCGAGGACGGGACGCCCACGGAAGACACCAAAGTAGCCTCTGTGGCAGCATGTGGGACGGGCTGGTCAACATCTAGAACGGCGGATTGGGGCTCACGAAGAGGATGAGGGGAGCAAGGGTGGACAACGACGACGACTAGGACACAGGAGGAGGGCGATGAGTTTGGTGGATTTGATGCAATTTATAATGGAGTCAGGCTGTCTGGTCTGTCATGGGGGACGCGCCCGGGCCTCGTCATACTTGTCCtagatttgggctggatatgagaggTCGCCGATCAGTCCGGACACTTATGGCCGGTATGAGGAACTTGTTTGGGTCGGGTTTTTTACCGGTTAGTGACCGGGCCGTCCGGCCGGACATTTGAGACCGCTTTGAGGCGGGAAGATGTAGATGCTCTAAGTCCACAAAAACATCAACTAAAAAAGTCCACAAAATATCAGTGGCACATGTGGTTTTTTACTTTACAGTACTGGATCTACACGAGCCGGGCTGCACTGACGCGTTGGTCCCATTTGGCATCGAGTCAAACAGGCGAGCGGACTCCCGCTACGGCCACAGACGCGGAGCTAGGTAGCCTGAACCGCACCACAGCTCCGTCCGTGTCCGAGACCTCCCACCATCTCCCATGGCGAAGGGCCCTCCAGCCGCACACCCGCATCCCTAACCCTAGGCTAGATCCCACCGCACCTTGCGCGCACGCGAAAACCAAGCACACGCCTCTGACCACTCTCCCCCAGCCCCGCTGACTCCTCTGGGTCCGCGAGTCTATTGCCTTACCCATGGATTCGGCTAGTAGCAGCGCGCGGACGGTGGCGGCGTGCGTGATCGGCGGGATCGTGCTGGGTGCCTCGGTGGTCGCGCTGCACCTCGGCGCTGGCCCCGCGGCCCCGAGTCTACCACCGGTCGAGGCCCTCCGGCGgcgcttccgccgccgccgccgccccgtgcgGGTCTACATGGACGGCTGCTTCGACATGATGCACTACGGCCACTGCAACGCGCTGCGCCAGGCGCGGGCGCTCGGGGACGagctcgtcgtcggcgtcgtcagtGATGACGAGATCACCGCCAACAAGGGACCACCCGTCACGCCGCTCCACGAGAGGTCATCCCGCACCCCCTCGTAATTCTAGTGTTTGCTTGCGCCATGTATAAGATCGCCGCTAAGTTTTGTGCTTCAGCCAACATTTTGTTCCAATGAGAACATAATCAAGGCAATATTTTCCCCTTAGGTTGATGCTTGTTGTCATAGTGCGGGACTCTGCTCTAATTATATTCTTACAATACAAACTGCTGGGGAGCACTTGTGGTTGTTGCTCATTGTCAGGATTCAGGACCAACTTCTTGTGTCATTCTGTGAATAAATGTGTTTGCTGAGGTGCTACTGTGTGGACCAGTTTCATACTTGCATCAAAGTTTTCTTTTTAGCTTGGGTTCTAAGGTGATGTTTTGTGGGTAGGATGGACTGTTCGGCGTTCTCAAACTTCTATGGATTTGAAACATAGAAGTAGCTCCAATCGAATGTTAGAATTGTTTCGTGTGTTGATTACTAACACTGAAAAAAGTGGCTCTGAGTTATGGTTAACTAATTGTATTGTTGTGTTGCATGAATGATTTAAATTGGGAAATTAGTATTACAGTTCTGAAGTTAAAGTGTGTTTTTGGTCAGTAGATAGCTTGGCTGGATCTGGATGGGCTAATTGGCTCAAGCAGTAGATAGCTCTGGAAATGTTCGCTAATGCTGGAGTCACTAACCACTTGGTGAGCCTGTGCATTTTTATACGGTCTATGTGGTATGTCCGCTGTGTGCTCTGCTCGGCTGATTGGTAGTAACAAAACCAACCTTGCTCAAACGACATTAATGCATTTTAGAAAATTGGTCATGCCAGTAGCTTTTCTGTTCGCAATTGCGCTTATGATGGATGCAATTCTTGCTCTGGCAAAATTTATCCTGGTACTGATTTAATTTTGATGATTAATCAGATCTCTGATTATTTTTCTGCTTGCTTGAAGAAAGACGAGTTAAGCAAGATTTACTGGCAGGAGTTACTGTGCTCAGTGCACGCCTTACTGTTTCTCTGCTTCTGCAATTTGTAGATTTAGGTGTAATTCATCGGTTTCTTATGTGCTCTGGTGGTAGTTACTGTTGTGTTGTCACAGCCAGATTTTGCCTCTAATGTAGTTTAGGCTTAAGGCTGTATGGAATTTTAGGCATTTCTTTCTGTGTCGTGCTTTTGCTTCTTTGGATGCACCGGTATAATCCCTAATTTTGTATTGTATTTAGCATAAATTCTTTTTCCTAATGTTTCTATTTTTCTGGGTAATACAGAATGAAAATGGTCCGTGCTGTCAAATGGGTTGACGATGTCATTCCAGATGCACCATATGCCATAACCGAAGATTTCATGAACAAGCTATTCAATGAGTACAATATTGATTACATAATTCATGGTGATGATCCTTGCCTGCTACCAGATGGCACTGACGCATATGCCCTTGCCAAAAAGGCTGGCCGATATAAGCAGATTAAAAGAACCGAAGGAGTGTCAACAACAGACATTGTTGGTACTTATTCTGCTTTAGTTTTCGCTTGTAGTATGTGTTAAATGCTAAAAGTTTTAATTGCCATACTGAAATTGAAGTCTGAATGGCTACCGCATTGGAATATCTTTTGGCTACAGTCTTTTTAGCTGCAGGTCGTCTCTGAGCTGTCAACCTCACTGTTCACCAGACTATTTTCTTGTTCCCACCATCACATGCATTTTGACATTTCTGTTGTATCCATTTATGAGCCAGGATGGTATGGAGTACAATTTACATTGGGAACCAATGAGTTGGTCATGGACTCATTTCTATTGCCTAtggtgatgcaaacattttactgcCATCTTGAGCTTGTCtctcttcattgcaggaagaatgCTTCTTTGTGTTAGAGAGAGACCAGTTTCTGATAATCAGAGCCACTCTTCACTACAAAGACAGTTCAGTCATGGGCATGGTCAGAATATTGATGATAGTGGATTTGGAAATGGAACAAAAATATCTCATTTTCTTCCCACATCTCGGCGGATAGTTCAGTTCTCAAATGGCAGGGTATGTCTTATACAGTTTCAGAGTTTCTCTTGCATAAATACTATGCCATTTATATCTGGGTAATGAATATCCAATGAACCTCTGTAACGTGGTTGGCACCTAGTCCTGAGATCAGACACTCGTTCGAGGTGGCTACACTTAAGGTATTCTGTATGTAAGAACAGTTACATTGTATTGAGAGTGAGACTTCCATATGTGAAACTCCTCTTACAAGTGTACAGGTTTTGCCCAGGTAGAGATTTGTCTGTGCATCATAGATGAAAACTTCCACTGAAAAATGTTTCCTTTTTCTTAAATACTAAGCTTTTAGTGTTGATGCACTTACTAGGCATGAATGAGGACTTGAGAGAGAGAGTATTATTCGTGCAGTGTGCTTCATCAATTACAAATGCCCACATGATTACTGGTTGACGGTTTGAGTGGTTCTGAGTTGATAGTAAAAAATAATAAAAGTTCAGTATCCTTGAATTACCGTAAGCAGGCATTGATGTGCTCACAGCTCAACTTCTTTTAaggttaagtgaagattggctgggAAAAAGGTAGTGGGATAGCAACTAGAAGGGAAAGAGTTAATTTCTTGCTTGCCCTCTTACAGTAGGGATACATCCTTATATAGATCTTCTAGGTTGGTTACTGTTTGCTTAAGAGTAATTCCAGCGTGTGCTAGCTGGGTCCATATTCCTAACATACAAACTCCGCATAACTTGACCCCCAAGACAAGACCCGTAATTGGACACATACTGTAGCATGGTGGGATACACCTAATGTCTGTCTACAACAAGCAGATGCATATGCTTGTAAGATCGAACTATTCACTTTGTAAACATAGAATTTAATTTGATATCTCTACTTCTTGCAAACTGGTGATAGTTCGTGTAATTCAACTAAATAAAATAGGCCCTTCTTTTCTCAATTTATTTCCTTTTATGTTGACTAAGCTTTACCAATGCAGGGGCCAGGACCAGATTCCCGGGTAGTTTACATTGATGGTGCATTTGATCTGTTCCATGCTGGACATGTCGAGGTAAATGCCTCCCACAAGAGAAACAGAGAAAAACCATGACATCTTTGTCAGCATTGGGATGCTATGTCATATGCTTGTCTTGGTCGTATATTTTTTCCACTTCTATGTCATATGCTTGTCTGGGTCGTATATTTTTTCCACTTCTATGTCATATGCTTGTCTTGGTCGTATATTTTTTCCAGTTCTTTCTGCGGGGAGAATACTGGACTAAAGTCTTCAAAACATTGCAATTCATAGTTCAGTGTATTTATGGTTTCTTCAATGTAGATATTGCGACTTGCTCGAGGGCTTGGAGATTTCTTGCTTGTGGGCATTCACACAGATCAGACCATAAGGTAAGTATAATGGTTGCCTCTCCTTTTATCTTCTAATTACAATGCTTATACAGTTCATTCGCTTTTGCAACAGTCATAGTTTATAGTCAGAGACTCGGAGTGCACTGTTGAGCATAACTTCTGtaatcagtttttttaatataacaTTTTTTTACATTCATGCTTAATATTTCTCAGTTCAACTCGAGGACCACATCGCCCAATCATGAATCTCCATGAGCGCAGTTTGAGTGTTTTGGCTTGTCGTTATGTTGACGAAGTAATCATTGGTGCTCCGTGGCACATTTCAAAAGACATGGTGAGCTGTCTACTCCACTCTGAACCATAATATAAGTGTAGTATAACATGCTTGATGATATGGCTTTAATGCCGTACAAGTAAAAGCCTTAACCAGGCCGTGGCTTCAGCTGCCTTAACCAGGCGCTACTCACCCTGCTCCCCAAGCGCGCGGACGCCCATGCCCTAGGCGACTTCAGGCCCATTAGCCTCATCCACTTGGTCGCCAAGATCTTGGCCAAAGTTCTGTCGCTGTGCCTTGcgtacaaactcatctccctcgtcaGCACGAGCGAGAACGCCTTCATCCTAGGACGCAACCTACACGGCAATTTCATCCTCGTGCGCCAGTCTGCCCGCCTGCTACATCAGCTCGGCGCCCCATGCGTGCTCCTGAAGCTGGACCTGGCACGCGCTTCGACTCGACTCGATCAGGTGGCCATTCCTGTTCGACGACCTTCGCCAATACGGCTTTGGCACCAGGTTCCTAGATTGGCTGGCCATCTTATTCTCCTTGGCAAGCACTAGGGTGCTTGTTAACGAAAACCAGGCCCAACAATTTGGCACAGATGTGGGTTTCGCCAGGGCGATCCACTATCTCCTCAGCTTTTCGTGCTCGCTGTCTGATATGCTAGGCCGTCTGCTCCACCACGCCACCGAGCTTGGTGTAATACAACGGCTACACCCCCGGCGTCCGATGCCATTGGTCTCCCTCTACGCGGACGACATGATCCTCTTCTGTCTCCCCACCTTGAGCGATGTCACCGCCGTCAAGAGCATCTTGCAGCTATTTGGGCGCGCCCTCGGGCTCTAGGTTAACTTCACGAAGAGCACGACCACCTTGATTCGCAGCTGCGCGGACGAGGCTGCGCCTGCTGTCGACTTGCTAGGCTACCCCATTGTCGAGCTGCCTATTACCTACCTGGGCATCCCTCTGACGCTGCATCGACCTTCCATGGCCCACTCCAGCCCGTCGTAGACAAAGCCGCCCGCATGCTCCCCTGTTGGAAGGCACACTTCATGAACGAGGCTGGCCGCCTCGCATTCATGAAGGCCGTCCTCAGTGTGATCCCGATCCACCAGCTGCTAGCATTGGCGCCCCCCAAGAAGACCATAAAGGCGCTCGAGAAGATCCAGCTAGGCTTTCTCTGGGCCGGGCGCGCGGAGGCAAACGACGGGCACTACCATGTCAACCGGCAACGGGTTGCCCACCCGATCTCCCTGGGTGGCCTTGGCGTTCGCGACCTCGCGCTGCACACACGATGGCTTTGGTTCAGCCACACGAACACCACCAAAGCTTGGGCGGGCGTCGACCTACAATTCCCGCTGAGGAGCACACATTCTTCTTCGCCTCCACCACCATGCAGCTTGGGATGGCACGGAGGCCCTCTTCTGGGAGGACCGTTGGATTGCCGTACAGTACATCCGTGAGATCGCTTCGCTTTTATACGCATGCATCCCCAAATGCCGTCGCAAGATCAGGACAGTTGCGGAAGGGTTGGAGGCCAACCGATGGGCGCGGGACATCCAAGGCACGGTCGACATCCACCAGATCGGGCAATACCTCCAACTTTGGCACATGATCGATGGCACGAGCCTATCTGCAGAGCCAGATCGCCTCATTTGGAGATGGGCTGCAAATAGCTTCTACTCCGCCAAGTCAGCCTACACCGCCACCTTTGTCGGGTCCACAGCTTGCGCCGCCGGTAAGCTCACTTGGAGAAACTGGGCTCCACTGCGCGCCCGCTTCTTCCACTGGCTTGCCCACCTCGACAGATGCTGGACTGGAGACGCCTTGCTCGCCGCGGCCTGCAACACCCCGCGAGACGCCCCCTCTGCGACCAGGCACCTGAGACCATGCACCACCTCATCCTCGCATGCCCCTTCGCTCGGCAGACCTGGCATGAGGCACTGCGCTGGCTACGGATCCCATGCGCCCCGCCAGACAACGAGCCTCACTACTGGACTGGTGGCAATCGGCACGACAATCCGCCCCAACGCCCATGCGCAAGGGCCCTGGGTACCATGACCCTCGTTCCCTGGATGATATGGAAGCACTGCAACGACCGTGTCTTCAATGGAGCACGCCCATCGGTGAACGCCCTGTAACGAAGATTAAGGAAGAGGCCTCCCTTTGGGCAAGCGTGGGCGCTCTAGGGCTTAGAGCCATCACCCCCCAAACATGGGATGTCCATTAATTCGAAAACGGTAACCGCCTCCTAGGAGTGTAACTGCAACTCTCTCTTTTCACTGAAATGAAACATGCGCTCTCATGTGTTTTCTCAAAAAAGAATCACATGCCTTACACAACGCTCATCACTAGCTTATAACAACCTGGCAAGTGGCCATTGGTCCCACTATCATACACTCATGTATAGGCGCGATTAAGTCTCCTCATGATAGTGGGTCCTGCACGTCTTCTTCTCCACACCTTGCGTCCGGCCGTTCCCCAGCCTCGCTATCTGCCTCCACTTCTGAATTGCCCGGGCTAGCAGAAGGGGAGGGCGTGACAATTTTTTTTCTGAGAACACCTCGAGAGGGGCAGGGGGTTGCTGCATTTCATGAAGAAGAGAATTGCCAAGGTCATCACCCATGACATGCAGAGCCGCGAGTCTACCCCATAGAGCCGCCGTTGCATGGCCTTCTGAGGCCGCCGTACATCCACCGTCCGGAACCGCCACTCCGGCAGTCCGGCATCCATCGCCCAGACCGCAAGGCAGCCCTGCACAACTGCCGAACCCCGCCGACCCACAAGTGCCAAGGACTCCAAGGCGGTGCCTCCAAGAAGGAGCAAACCCACCTATGCAGCGCCACCACGCCGCCATTCAAACCTGTGGCTCACTGCCACCACCGCAGCTCCACAAGCCAAGGGAGGAGCCCCTAGACACCCGAGGGCGCCCTACTGCAGCCACAAGAGCACACCCGAGTACCACCACCAACGGATCTGGGAGCTTGACCCGCGGCGGTCAGGGGGGCCGCCGCCTCAGCTTGCTTGCTCCGGCGAGGCACAGCCGCCTCAAGGGAAGCCAGATGCCCAGATCCGGACAGATCTGACCCCTACAGGCCAAGCAGCGGGAGAGAGCCCACGGCACCGCGCACTCCGCCTGGAGCACCCACCACCAGCTCCGGCGCCGCCACGGACTGCGCGCCCCAATGATGACGCCACTGCGCGCCAACGGAGCTCGCCACTACGTCCACCACTGGTCTCCCCGCGCCACCGCGGCGAAGCCAGCGGTAGTGGCGGGAGGAGGGCGCCGAGAGGGCGGAGCCTGGCGGCGGCGGACTAGGTTTCCCATAGTCGCCCCCAGGAGGAGCGACACGGGGTGGGGGTTCCTTTTTTCCTCTCTGTCCAAACATTTGGAGGGCGTGAAAATGACGAACCAGAAAACATATATGCACAAACCATCAGTACCTCTACATATTACAAAATGTAATTATGCCCAGTATGAGAATTAGTTCACTACAAAATAAAGGTAACAATGAAATGGACACAAAGATTCCCAATTTCCAATAGGCCACCAATTTTATTTGGACAGATCGATGGCCTTTCATAACTTCTAGCTTTTCCAGTATATCCTTTGTCTCATCTCCAGCTTGATCTTCATTAAGCAATGCTGAGCTATTGCGTTGCTTTCCGAGGAAATTGTGTTGTCTAATTGGTCGTATTGTCCATGCTAAGCTGCAAATGCCAACCATGGTTAGCTGCTAGGTTCTGTGAAGCCGTTGACTCCGGAATCCTGTCTCAACCTAAGGCATTCCTTGTAGTCTTAGAACAGTAGTACACTGAGAAATTTGGTCATTCTGCTCACTGCTCAGAAATGATGTGATCAGTGTCCTCAAGTTATCCTGACTGGTTGCATTGAAGCAGAACATGCAGGTACCTAACCTGTAATTTTGAACACAAAACAATCAGACTTCCATCAAATAAAATCTATATATTTTTCATCTGTATAATTTACTGTCTTTTTCGAGAAAACTATAATTTACTGTCTAACCTTGTGTATTATCCAGGATCGTTTA is drawn from Triticum dicoccoides isolate Atlit2015 ecotype Zavitan chromosome 4A, WEW_v2.0, whole genome shotgun sequence and contains these coding sequences:
- the LOC119286245 gene encoding ethanolamine-phosphate cytidylyltransferase-like, coding for MDSASSSARTVAACVIGGIVLGASVVALHLGAGPAAPSLPPVEALRRRFRRRRRPVRVYMDGCFDMMHYGHCNALRQARALGDELVVGVVSDDEITANKGPPVTPLHERMKMVRAVKWVDDVIPDAPYAITEDFMNKLFNEYNIDYIIHGDDPCLLPDGTDAYALAKKAGRYKQIKRTEGVSTTDIVGRMLLCVRERPVSDNQSHSSLQRQFSHGHGQNIDDSGFGNGTKISHFLPTSRRIVQFSNGRGPGPDSRVVYIDGAFDLFHAGHVEILRLARGLGDFLLVGIHTDQTISSTRGPHRPIMNLHERSLSVLACRYVDEVIIGAPWHISKDMITTFNISLVVHGTIAENMDYTEDDSNPYAAPIAMGIYHKLDSPLDITTSTIIRRIVSNHEAYQKRNEKKEASEKKYYDSKSFVNGE